A single region of the Chitinophaga niabensis genome encodes:
- a CDS encoding zinc-dependent alcohol dehydrogenase, with protein sequence MQALQMKGLNTLVKTEVPVPVPGAGDVLIQTLAATICTSDLHDLKSNPFGITYPRILGHEAVGIIVACGREVRNLSLGTRVAVHPVVPCGKCEECKRGLAHICSNMGHLGYDRDGSFAEYFTQRADRVIPLPENVLNATGTLLEPVAVCLQAIARAGDIKGRTVLIAGDGPFGNIIARLAKRAGAARVIVTGKVPFRLQSIPDVEIPDADPVRCVDVAILAVSSQDALATCMKALRPRGRLVVFSALKDPVAIDLFALHLSELEIVGACNDEDRMEEALECLQDETLNLADIITHQVHFENWEEAFSLVRYKHDKALKVAIIFN encoded by the coding sequence ATGCAGGCATTACAAATGAAAGGGTTGAATACACTGGTGAAAACAGAAGTACCCGTTCCTGTTCCGGGAGCCGGAGATGTATTGATACAAACATTGGCCGCAACAATCTGCACTTCAGATCTGCACGATCTGAAAAGCAATCCTTTCGGCATCACCTATCCAAGAATACTTGGGCATGAAGCCGTTGGAATAATCGTAGCCTGTGGCCGGGAAGTAAGGAATTTATCGCTCGGTACCCGCGTAGCGGTACATCCTGTTGTTCCCTGCGGTAAATGTGAGGAGTGTAAAAGAGGATTGGCACATATCTGTTCCAATATGGGGCATCTTGGATATGACAGAGATGGAAGTTTCGCAGAATACTTTACACAAAGAGCGGATAGGGTGATCCCTTTACCTGAAAATGTATTAAATGCTACAGGCACATTACTGGAACCGGTGGCAGTTTGTTTACAGGCCATAGCCCGCGCAGGTGATATAAAAGGGCGCACTGTATTAATTGCAGGAGATGGCCCTTTTGGAAATATCATCGCCCGCCTGGCCAAAAGAGCAGGTGCAGCACGTGTGATCGTAACAGGTAAAGTGCCGTTCCGTTTGCAAAGCATCCCGGATGTTGAAATACCGGATGCTGATCCGGTGAGATGTGTGGACGTGGCTATATTAGCCGTTAGCTCACAGGATGCGCTGGCCACTTGTATGAAAGCCCTTCGCCCTCGTGGCAGACTGGTTGTTTTCAGTGCACTGAAAGACCCCGTGGCAATTGATCTGTTCGCACTTCATTTATCTGAATTAGAGATCGTAGGCGCCTGTAATGATGAAGACCGGATGGAAGAAGCATTGGAATGCCTGCAGGACGAAACATTAAACTTAGCAGACATCATCACACACCAGGTACACTTTGAAAACTGGGAGGAAGCATTTTCTCTTGTTCGGTATAAGCACGATAAAGCATTAAAAGTAGCTATCATTTTTAACTGA
- a CDS encoding amidohydrolase family protein codes for MIVDIHTHVFRPDTDFGPKLLADMKRCNIDPTIWRGLGEKHLESTKAADVAIVFGLQASATDWNIPNDIVAAHVALAPHRLLFFASIDPALPDFMEELEKCHRQDGAVGVKMSPLYQDVHPGDPRCYQIYRYCEKHGLPILFHAGTSFVSGTPLDYSRPVHFDKVAVDFPELRMVLAHLGHPWEGETIAVIRRHANVYADLSALYYRPWQFYNSMQLLVEYRTHEKVLFGSDFPFTTTADSINGVRNINHILANSGLPSIPQEVTEGIIHRNTLELLGLPDPGK; via the coding sequence ATGATTGTAGACATTCACACGCATGTTTTCCGGCCTGATACAGATTTTGGCCCAAAGTTACTGGCCGATATGAAGCGCTGTAATATAGATCCAACTATCTGGAGGGGACTGGGTGAAAAACATCTGGAGAGCACAAAGGCTGCGGATGTGGCCATTGTGTTCGGTTTGCAGGCATCAGCAACAGACTGGAATATTCCTAATGATATAGTGGCAGCGCATGTAGCGCTTGCGCCACATCGTTTGTTGTTCTTTGCATCTATAGATCCTGCATTACCTGATTTTATGGAAGAGCTGGAAAAATGCCACCGGCAGGATGGTGCGGTAGGCGTGAAAATGTCCCCCTTATATCAGGATGTACATCCCGGCGATCCAAGATGTTATCAGATCTACCGCTATTGCGAAAAGCATGGTTTGCCGATCCTCTTTCATGCCGGTACTTCATTTGTAAGCGGCACACCGCTGGATTATTCCCGCCCTGTGCATTTTGATAAAGTAGCAGTGGATTTCCCGGAACTCAGAATGGTGCTGGCACATCTGGGCCATCCCTGGGAAGGAGAAACCATTGCTGTTATCCGCAGGCATGCAAATGTATATGCAGATCTGTCTGCATTATATTACAGGCCATGGCAGTTCTATAATTCCATGCAATTGCTGGTGGAATACCGCACGCATGAAAAAGTATTGTTCGGATCTGACTTTCCGTTCACTACCACCGCAGATTCAATAAACGGTGTGCGCAACATAAATCACATACTGGCCAACAGCGGCCTTCCATCCATCCCCCAAGAAGTAACGGAGGGTATCATACACCGGAACACACTGGAGTTATTAGGTTTACCTGATCCTGGAAAATGA
- a CDS encoding GH39 family glycosyl hydrolase, with protein sequence MKHWTRIAIIVSIISNAAIAQTTVNVDFSKELGPMKIEQMALGQGGLSEEPMLSKRIPEIRALHPAIIRLFVTDYYDVLPEKGKYHFTTLDSMITNILQTGAKPFMSFCLKPRTFFPVIDQDIVEPNDYQGWEQFVYDVVRHYVDKGTGIKYWEVGNEVDIGEDGGTPYRFKPESYARYYKHTVSAILRADPTAKVGGPALANYRSPILPELLRVCSAEKLPLHFVSWHNYNNSPTFIRSQIEYVKEMLKGHPDLHPETIMNEWNMHLFNPPLDPKFQPCFITETIWQMKDAGLDWSCYYQIKDWYVNYETFAKIFSAHGAAFMSRWWNRQAQFSGLIDYQDHVRPAYFSFKLLSRLAGLQLELNTNSKTVHGFATHDPKLQMHNMLLWNFSEQAVKVKVQLKALPKDMQVRHIVLDAEGGGDDENQRLRPDPFEKIKKGDQLVEVTLKPWAVHYWSFE encoded by the coding sequence ATGAAACATTGGACGAGAATAGCAATCATAGTAAGCATCATCAGTAATGCTGCTATTGCACAGACAACGGTAAACGTGGACTTTTCAAAAGAACTCGGCCCTATGAAAATAGAGCAGATGGCTTTAGGCCAGGGAGGCCTTTCTGAAGAGCCGATGTTAAGTAAACGTATTCCTGAGATCAGGGCATTGCACCCTGCCATCATCCGGCTTTTTGTGACGGATTATTATGATGTGCTGCCTGAAAAAGGGAAATACCACTTTACAACGCTGGACAGTATGATCACTAACATACTGCAGACCGGTGCCAAACCCTTCATGAGCTTTTGCCTGAAACCAAGGACATTCTTCCCGGTCATAGATCAGGATATAGTAGAGCCGAACGATTACCAGGGCTGGGAACAGTTTGTATATGACGTGGTACGACATTATGTAGATAAGGGAACCGGAATAAAATATTGGGAAGTAGGAAATGAAGTAGATATAGGAGAAGACGGCGGCACACCCTACCGGTTTAAACCGGAAAGTTATGCACGTTATTATAAACATACTGTAAGTGCCATATTACGCGCGGACCCCACTGCAAAAGTAGGGGGGCCCGCATTGGCGAATTATAGATCACCGATCCTGCCTGAACTGCTCCGTGTTTGTTCAGCAGAAAAACTGCCATTACATTTTGTGTCCTGGCATAATTATAACAACAGCCCAACCTTCATCAGAAGCCAGATAGAATATGTAAAGGAAATGCTGAAAGGCCACCCTGATCTGCATCCGGAAACCATTATGAACGAATGGAACATGCACCTGTTCAACCCCCCGCTGGATCCAAAGTTTCAGCCATGTTTTATCACAGAAACTATCTGGCAGATGAAAGATGCAGGATTGGACTGGTCTTGTTACTACCAGATCAAAGATTGGTACGTGAACTATGAAACCTTTGCAAAGATCTTCTCTGCACATGGCGCTGCTTTTATGAGCCGCTGGTGGAACCGTCAGGCACAATTCAGTGGACTCATAGATTACCAGGACCATGTACGCCCTGCCTACTTTTCTTTCAAATTATTATCCCGTTTGGCAGGGCTGCAATTAGAACTGAATACGAACAGCAAAACAGTACACGGCTTTGCCACACATGACCCAAAGTTGCAGATGCACAATATGCTGTTATGGAATTTCTCGGAACAGGCTGTAAAAGTAAAAGTGCAATTGAAAGCGCTTCCCAAAGATATGCAGGTACGCCATATTGTACTCGATGCGGAAGGAGGAGGAGATGATGAAAACCAGCGCCTGCGCCCTGATCCTTTCGAGAAAATTAAAAAGGGCGATCAGTTGGTAGAAGTAACGTTAAAACCATGGGCAGTACACTACTGGTCGTTCGAATAG